The following proteins are encoded in a genomic region of Leifsonia psychrotolerans:
- a CDS encoding thermonuclease family protein, whose translation MRITNGTLIRLLVTVVVVAAACFVFQPQIGAVLAAGPDWLRGVLSSAAESGADANASGGTAVVGNAAAVGPGEVPQAPSRPEGAAPMIVDYVHDGDTLFLYPESLAASETRADRLKVRLIGLDTPEVGDSAECFGAEATEHLRTLLPEGSRVWAAADAGPLDTYGRSLFYLWDDAGRFVNFDLVAGGSAVTLSIPPNETYVDVLAAAEESARASGAGLWGAC comes from the coding sequence GTGAGAATTACGAACGGCACGTTGATTCGGCTGCTGGTGACCGTTGTGGTGGTAGCCGCCGCGTGCTTTGTGTTCCAGCCGCAGATTGGGGCGGTTCTCGCAGCGGGGCCGGACTGGCTGCGCGGGGTGCTCAGCTCGGCAGCAGAGTCCGGGGCTGACGCGAACGCGTCGGGCGGCACCGCTGTGGTCGGCAACGCCGCGGCGGTTGGCCCTGGTGAGGTGCCTCAGGCGCCGTCTCGCCCGGAGGGGGCGGCGCCGATGATCGTCGACTATGTGCACGACGGGGACACGCTGTTTCTGTACCCGGAGTCGCTCGCGGCCTCAGAAACGCGCGCCGACCGGCTGAAAGTGCGTCTGATCGGTCTTGACACGCCGGAGGTGGGCGATTCAGCCGAATGTTTCGGTGCTGAGGCAACCGAGCACCTGCGCACTCTGCTGCCGGAAGGCAGCCGCGTGTGGGCAGCCGCCGATGCCGGTCCGCTCGACACCTACGGGCGCAGCCTGTTCTATCTCTGGGACGACGCCGGCCGCTTCGTGAACTTCGACCTCGTCGCCGGTGGTTCGGCCGTCACGCTGTCGATCCCACCGAATGAGACCTACGTCGACGTTCTCGCGGCGGCTGAAGAATCGGCCAGGGCGAGTGGCGCGGGCCTCTGGGGCGCCTGCTAG